The candidate division WOR-3 bacterium genomic interval CAGGGGTATTCTTTCACTCAATTTTGAATGGGCAGGGGAGGACTCGAACCTCCGAAGGCTTCCGCCAGCAGATTTACAGTCTGCCCCCTTTGACCACTTGGGTACCTACCCGAAATCGATTCCGACCAAAGCCGGCGGCCAGATTCGAACTGGCGACCTGCTGTTTACAAAACAGCTACTCTACCACTGAGTTACACCGGCACGCAACAGGATTCGCCTTTATTTCGACGAAAGTCGAACAGATCTATTTTTATTGTTTTCCGCACTAATGATATTCAAGAAATGAAAAAAGTCAAGAACCTTGGAAGCCCGAATAAAAGAGCTATTTCACCAATATCACCTTTTCAATCTGATTCTGCTCCGTCGTAGTGAAATGGATAAAATATACGCCCGCAGGAACAGTTCTGCCCTGATCATCGATTCTGTTCCAGACCACGGAATAAGTTCCCGGATTATATCGACCATTGACAAGGGTACGTACCAATCGACCGGCTGCATCATAAATCTTTAAAGAGAGTCTTGCCCTGTCTCCAAGCTGATATTTAATGCGTATCTCTCCGGTCCCGGGATTCGGATACAAAGGAACCAGTTCTGTCTTCCATCCGACGGTGCTGAATTCTGTATTCTCTTTTACTCCGGGGTTAAGCTGACATCCGAAGAACTTCATGATTGAATCCAGCAATACTTCACGCGTCGAAGGCGGCGTACCATCAGTCAACCCACCAAGCTCAAACGATAAACCAACGGTCTTGTACGTACCGGCATCATTCGCAACCCCGCAATCATAAGCATCGTCCGTATCCCGGAAGATTAAAAACCCGGTACTGGTCGGCGAAATATGGTCAATCCAGTTGTTCTCACCACCATAACTGAAGTCCATCCCGACCGTAAACGTACTCGCCTGCCCGGCAACCGGACCACAATCTCCTGAACCGTCAGCCGTCGCATCGATCCCGAAAAGCGGACCAAAATCATAACCACCACTGTACAACGGATCATAATACCAGACATCACCGCCTTCTAAGTACATCCGACCACCCTGATTCTGCAGATAATCAACAAGCGCCGCCGCCTCAGGACTGCCGCTGCTGATAATGTAGTTGTTCGAATAGATTCCCGCAAACACCAAGACCGCCTGATATAACGTCAAATCCGCAGCCAGGGAAGTACCATAATCACCGCTGTAACCGATATCCTGTAAAAGCGAATCACAGATCTGACCTGAAGAAGGCGTGGGATCCGGATTCCAGATGTAGTAGTGCTTCTTACCGACGACGATATCAATCCCGAGCGTGTCAAAGTAGCTGTCTGCAGTAACAAACAATTCAAAGTGAACCGAATGGCCGAACGGCGTCGATGCGGAAGCTGAAATCGTGAAAGGATCTGCAGTATTCGTCTTCTCTGAATCCGGTAAAATATCTCCGAAATCCCCGAGTGAATCAGTAATCGTGATGTATGTATCAGCCGTTCTTAGAATGGTCTGTGTATTCGTCGCGGTGAGAAGTCCAGCGTTATGTAACGTCACGACGAAATCCGCCGTTTCACCGGGTTCCAGAATTCCATTTCCGCCGTCGAGAATCTGATAGTCACTCACATATAAACTCGGTGCATTCACCGGCGGTGTACCTTTCACTGCATCAAGGTCGAAGCCGGCGTACTGACCGCTTGAAGAACTTCCATCATCGACGATCCGTATGTAACGTGCCTGGCTCAAACCGGCGGTGGAAAGATCAAAGCTTGCCGTACCCGTCGCACTACCGCACGAAGACCACGGACCGCTCCAATCATTGGATGCGAAAACCTCATACCCTTCCGGAGTTCCGTCATCTCCTTCATATACAGTAAAGTCGTCGCCTGATGAATTGCTTATCGGAGTGTTCGCCCCCATATCAAGAACTATAAAACCATTCTGTCCCAGAGAGAAAAAGTTATTGTCTTCCTCTCCCAGTGCTGCACGGGGCCTTGTCTTATTCGATTGCTCGGCGTGATTTGAATAACGACACACCACATGTTTGAAGGCGTAATAATAGTTCGAATCAGGCACGAGCAAGATATCCCCGAGGGAAACAGAACCCGTCGAAGGAACAGTCACATTGGTTATGGTCTTCGGTGCATAACCGTTGGCACTAACCCTTACATCATAGGTGCCTGGTCCGATCATCTTGTGAAAATCACCGAGGACCGGATCAGTATAGATGTCTATTCTATCCGGATTATTGAATTCTATCCTGGCATATAAAGAAACGCCGGTACTCGAATCCTTGACCACCCCTTCCATTCCCCAGCCGGCACGTTCACACACGTCCATCAAGGCATCCCGATTGTCATAGCAGATCTGATCAATGGCTGAAGAGGCTGAAGGTTCCTCGGTTTCTATCGTCGTGGCGAATGCGCCGCTCACTCCGATTGTGTAATCCTGCAATGAACCGGTCACCTGATACCAGTCATATCCGTTGATCGCGGTCAAGTTCGCTGAGTCGGCGTATACCTCGGAAATGTCAATAATCAACTGGCTGTCCGGAGGGTCGGCCGGATGATAATCCCAAGGATAGTTCACATAGAGTGCCGCTGAATGATAATTATACTCAAGTGTGATATTATTTTCCTCAAGATGCTGCATCATCGCCCGGTTCTCAATCTGGGACGACGGGCTGGTACTGCCGCCCCACGAATCCCAGAAGTATCCGTAATCCCGATTCAAATCCACTCCGTTTGCATTGACCCTTGTATTGGCTTCTTTACCGTCGGGATTTAAAACCGGCAGAATCCAGAACTCACGGTTATCGACAAGCGCCTGCACCTGACTGTTTGAAGCGTAATTCGTAAGCAGATATCGTAAAAAGTAAAGGGTTATCTCTGTTCCGATATGCTCATCTCCGTGCATATTTCCGGCAAGCCTTATCTCCGGTTCATTCTCCTCAACCTGGGGATTATCCGTAACCCTCATCGCCCAAATCGCTCTGCCCTGAACACTGAAACCAATGGTGTCGAGCCGACAGATCTCCGGATAATTCGTGACGAAAGAATCAAGCACCGCATACACCTGGTCATATGTATGATAAAAACCGCGTTGAAAGATTTGATCCTTATACGCCTTATAGTCTTCGATGAGTATCTGGACTTCATAGCCGGATTTCTGTAATTCGGCTATCTGACGGTCATTGACCAATGCCTTTGCAAAATCAGGACCTGCATCGATGATTGTCAGATCAAACTTTTTCAATCTATAGACTTCATCGTGCTCAGGAAGTCCGATTTCAACCAGACGGATTGTTTGGCCCGCCAGCGACGCCCGCATGCAGAACAGCAGGCACAAAGATAATATTATTTTTTTCATTCTCCCTCCTGGGTTACATCAAAATCCTGAGGGTATGATTATCTTCTCTTCCTTTTAATTATCTCAATAATGTAATTTTCTTTATCACCCGATAATTATCAGATTCGACTTTAACAAAGTACACACCAGCGGGAAGCGTACGGCCGGCTTCATCCTCTCCATGCCAGACGATATGATATGTGTCACTGCCTGTACAGGTAAAGGATTTAACCAGTCGTCCTGACGGACTGTAGATCTTCAAACTTACATCACCGGTTCTATTCTGCACATTGAGGTCGATCTTCAATGCATCTGAAAATGGATTGGGGAAGACTGAAATACCATTGGTATTGACGGCATCTCCGGGATCAGACTCAACCACACCGACGATGACATTCGCTCTTTCCAGACAGGAGTAATCACCCCAGCCATAGGTGGTGTTATTTCCTCTGACATAATAGTAGTAAATTCCCTCAGGATGACCGGTGAACGTATAAGAGGTGTCGCTGATGGATGAAGAGACCGTGGTAACGGTCTGGAACAGACAGGTCGGATAGATGTCATCCACATAGAATCCCGTCGCCAGTGTATTACCGTCGGTCATTGAACGGAATCTGAAATAGAGCGACTTACCCACCCATGGTTCAAGCGAGTATGCCTTTCTCACCCAGCCTCCGGAATTCCCTGAATATCTGTCATCGAGACAGAACCACTCTTTTGTATTCTCAGAGACTTCAACCACCGCGACGTCATAATTGCTTTCAAGATTATACCAGCACCAGAAGGTAAGAGAATCTCCAGACTGCACCAGATACGGATGGGCAGTACGAACCGCATGGTTCATATTATTCTGGTTTCCGGAAAAGAAGCTGTGTGAGCTGGAATGGGATTGGCTTGTAGAAAGGGTAAAACCTTCAAGGATCCATCTCGTTGTACCGGATTCGAGGTCGTCTTCGATTATCGAGGGGTCGGACAAC includes:
- a CDS encoding T9SS type A sorting domain-containing protein, whose protein sequence is MKKIILSLCLLFCMRASLAGQTIRLVEIGLPEHDEVYRLKKFDLTIIDAGPDFAKALVNDRQIAELQKSGYEVQILIEDYKAYKDQIFQRGFYHTYDQVYAVLDSFVTNYPEICRLDTIGFSVQGRAIWAMRVTDNPQVEENEPEIRLAGNMHGDEHIGTEITLYFLRYLLTNYASNSQVQALVDNREFWILPVLNPDGKEANTRVNANGVDLNRDYGYFWDSWGGSTSPSSQIENRAMMQHLEENNITLEYNYHSAALYVNYPWDYHPADPPDSQLIIDISEVYADSANLTAINGYDWYQVTGSLQDYTIGVSGAFATTIETEEPSASSAIDQICYDNRDALMDVCERAGWGMEGVVKDSSTGVSLYARIEFNNPDRIDIYTDPVLGDFHKMIGPGTYDVRVSANGYAPKTITNVTVPSTGSVSLGDILLVPDSNYYYAFKHVVCRYSNHAEQSNKTRPRAALGEEDNNFFSLGQNGFIVLDMGANTPISNSSGDDFTVYEGDDGTPEGYEVFASNDWSGPWSSCGSATGTASFDLSTAGLSQARYIRIVDDGSSSSGQYAGFDLDAVKGTPPVNAPSLYVSDYQILDGGNGILEPGETADFVVTLHNAGLLTATNTQTILRTADTYITITDSLGDFGDILPDSEKTNTADPFTISASASTPFGHSVHFELFVTADSYFDTLGIDIVVGKKHYYIWNPDPTPSSGQICDSLLQDIGYSGDYGTSLAADLTLYQAVLVFAGIYSNNYIISSGSPEAAALVDYLQNQGGRMYLEGGDVWYYDPLYSGGYDFGPLFGIDATADGSGDCGPVAGQASTFTVGMDFSYGGENNWIDHISPTSTGFLIFRDTDDAYDCGVANDAGTYKTVGLSFELGGLTDGTPPSTREVLLDSIMKFFGCQLNPGVKENTEFSTVGWKTELVPLYPNPGTGEIRIKYQLGDRARLSLKIYDAAGRLVRTLVNGRYNPGTYSVVWNRIDDQGRTVPAGVYFIHFTTTEQNQIEKVILVK